One Salinicoccus roseus genomic region harbors:
- a CDS encoding extracellular solute-binding protein has translation MKSNKWFLLMMFALVLMLAACGPDRPESGEEAAGEGANGSGEEGSEPEKPEVLNVWLDGENQMEVYGEIFEKYEEETGIAVEFTEVGMTDQLEQLSLDAPAGQGPDLYQQPHDMIGSAYLQGLGMELDPSEFELDAFNENALEAFTYEGSLMGVPFAVEAAALYYNKDIIDEAPQTVEELEAIMEEYTDESNNEYGFLMEATNFYFSYPLLFSGDEQIFGQEEDGSYNSEDLQVATDGVVEQATRMQEWFQAGYLSENVTGDVLDGLFTDGKAPVAMTGPWKLSDYSDALGDSLGTATLPELDGETMTPFMGVKGWMISEYTENEYWSKDLLKFMTNADNSKLVTEGLRETVPRSDVESSNELLRVFNEQAENANPMPNIPEMAQVWEPMGDALIFISNGDDPREVLEEAKSQIQTDIDSASGGQDSEE, from the coding sequence CTGGTGAAGGAGCCAACGGCTCAGGTGAAGAAGGCTCTGAACCAGAAAAGCCTGAAGTGCTGAATGTTTGGCTTGATGGAGAAAATCAGATGGAAGTATACGGTGAAATTTTTGAGAAGTATGAAGAAGAAACAGGTATTGCTGTTGAATTTACAGAAGTAGGCATGACTGACCAATTGGAACAATTATCATTGGATGCTCCGGCAGGACAGGGTCCAGACCTCTATCAACAGCCACACGATATGATTGGTAGTGCTTATCTCCAAGGTCTTGGAATGGAACTCGACCCCTCTGAATTCGAACTCGATGCATTCAACGAAAATGCACTTGAAGCATTCACTTACGAAGGCTCATTGATGGGCGTACCATTTGCTGTTGAAGCGGCTGCTCTCTATTATAATAAGGATATTATAGACGAAGCGCCTCAAACAGTTGAGGAGCTCGAAGCAATCATGGAAGAGTATACGGATGAAAGTAATAATGAATACGGATTCCTGATGGAAGCAACCAACTTCTACTTCTCATATCCACTGCTGTTCTCTGGAGATGAGCAGATTTTCGGCCAAGAAGAGGATGGAAGCTACAACTCTGAAGATCTTCAAGTCGCTACAGATGGTGTAGTTGAGCAAGCAACACGTATGCAAGAGTGGTTCCAGGCCGGATACCTTAGTGAGAATGTGACCGGTGATGTGCTTGATGGATTGTTTACAGATGGAAAGGCACCTGTTGCAATGACAGGCCCATGGAAACTCTCAGACTATTCTGATGCACTTGGAGATTCACTGGGTACAGCAACACTACCTGAACTTGATGGAGAAACAATGACACCATTTATGGGAGTCAAGGGATGGATGATTTCCGAATATACGGAGAACGAATACTGGTCAAAAGACCTCTTGAAGTTTATGACTAATGCTGATAACAGCAAATTGGTCACTGAGGGCCTCAGGGAAACAGTGCCACGCTCAGATGTTGAAAGCTCCAATGAACTGTTGAGGGTGTTTAATGAGCAGGCCGAGAACGCAAACCCAATGCCTAATATTCCGGAAATGGCACAAGTTTGGGAACCAATGGGAGATGCGTTGATCTTCATATCTAATGGGGACGATCCTCGCGAAGTTTTGGAAGAAGCAAAATCACAAATACAAACTGATATAGACTCAGCTTCAGGTGGACAGGATTCTGAAGAGTAG